From Salvelinus sp. IW2-2015 linkage group LG18, ASM291031v2, whole genome shotgun sequence, a single genomic window includes:
- the LOC111978705 gene encoding LOW QUALITY PROTEIN: inactive rhomboid protein 1-like (The sequence of the model RefSeq protein was modified relative to this genomic sequence to represent the inferred CDS: deleted 2 bases in 2 codons) — protein MAEPSQPQESSSLQRKKPPWLKVTIPPQLSLDEPLTLIQPVKRQRFLHSVSMPCEITQPGIATFDPSNYLRPPLQRQPSITETIKRGTAAWFGVSKENDSTQRWRRKSLQHCNRRYGRLKAQVMREMELSSQDNLSLTSTETPPPLYLPPHQHPYGMQRIVDPLARGRAFRLVEEVDGYSVPQTPITPGATSLCSFSSSRSALNRLPRRRKRESVAVMSFKATAALVKGRTVWERDQRCRRRSFMPVSFLEDNTVDFPDELDTSFFARDGLRRGDEELSTYADDVFDSPSEAAIKEEESNTAADESDLTGGALDKNELERSHLMIPLERGWRKGKEPGPSLVQPKVRLQQEVVSVSVQRRGQRITVPVKKLFAREKRPYGLGMVGRLTNRTYRKRIDSFVQQQIEDMDDHRPFFTYWIMFVHLLITMLTVCLYGIAPVGFSQHETVDSVLRNKGVHENVKFVQQENFWVGPNSEALIHLGAKFSPCMRQDQQVHDLIQEKRGRERDSACCVRNDRSGCLQTSQEECSSTLAVWVKWPHHPSAPLLKGKVRQHGSVCHQDPRICLEPASVSPHEWPDDITKWPVCTSYNPGNHTNLPHVDCAITGRPCCIGTKGRCEITSREYCDFMKGYFHEETTLCSQVACLDDVCGLLPFLNPEIPDQFYRLWLSLFLHAGILHCLVSVCFQMTILSGLRELAGWLRISIIYIVSGLTGNLASAIFLPYRAEVGPAGSQFGILACLFVELFQSWQILERPWRAFTKLLCVVLFLFSFGLLPWIDNFAHISGFISGLFLSFAFLPYISFGRSDMYRKRVQICVFLLVFLGLFSGLAVLFYVHQVKCEWCEYLTCIPLTDKFCDKYDLNAHLH, from the exons GGGTACGGCAGCCTGGTTCGGGGTCAGTAAGGAAAACGACAGCACCCAGCGATGGCGGAGGAAGAGCCTGCAGCACTGCAACCGGCGCTACGGCCGTCTCAAGGCCCAGGTGATGAGGGAGATGGAGCTGTCCAGCCAGGACAACCTGTCTCTAACCAGCACTGAGACCCCACCACCCCTCTACCTCCCCCCACACCAACACCCCTATGGCATGCAGAGG attgtggaCCCCCTGGCGCGGGGCCGTGCATTTCGCCTGGTGGAGGAGGTAGATGGTTACAGCGTACCGCAGACTCCCATCACCCCTGGTGCCacatctctctgctccttctcRAGCTCGCGCTCCGCACTCAACAGGTTACCACGGAGACGCAAACGAGAGTCTGTCGCTGTCATGAGCTTCAAGGCCACCGCCGCGCTGGTCAAG GGCCGTACGGTTTGGGAGAGGGACCAGCGGTGTCGCAGGCGGAGCTTCATGCCAGTGAGTTTCCTGGAGGACAACACAGTGGACTTCCCTGATGAGCTGGACACCTCCTTCTTTGCTAGG gatggtctgaggagaggagatgaggagctgTCTACCTATGCAGACGATGTGTTTGACTCTCCGTCTGAGGCCGCCATTAAAGAGGAGGAGTCTAACACAGCTGCAGATGAGAGTGACCTCACAGGTGGCGCCCTGGACAAGAACGAACTGGAGAGGAGTCACCTAATGAT ACCCCTAGAAAGAGGCTGGCGTAAGGGTAAAGAACCTGGGCCCTCTCTGGTCCAGCCCAAGGTGCGTCTGCAGCAGGAggtggtgagtgtgagtgtgcagCGACGGGGCCAGCGGATCACAGTGCCTGTCAAGAAGCTCTTTGCCAGGGAGAAGAGGCCCTACGGCCTAGGCATGGTGGGACGGCTCACCAACAGAACCTACCGCAAACGCATCGACAGCTTCGTCCAGCAACAGATAGAGGACATGGACGACCACAG GCCTTTCTTCACCTACTGGATCATGTTTGTCCACCTGTTGATCACCATGTTGACTGTGTGTCTGTACGGCATTGCCCCTGTTGGCTTCTCCCAGCACGAGACCGTCGACTCG gtATTGAGAAATAAAGGTGTTCATGAAAATGTCAAGTTTGTGCAACAAGAAAACTTTTGGGTGGGACCAAATTCg GAGGCGCTGATCCACCTGGGGGCTAAATTCTCCCCCTGCATGCGTCAGGACCAGCAGGTCCATGACCTGatccaggagaagagaggaagagagagggactcAGCCTGCTGTGTGAGGAACGACCGCTCCGGCTGTCTCCAGACCTCACAGGAGGAGTGCTCT tctactCTAGCAGTGTGGGTGAAGTGGCCTCATCACCCCAGTGCTCCTCTCCTGAAGGGGAAGGTCCGTCAGCACGGCTCAGTCTGCCACCAGGACCCCAG GATCTGCCTGGAGCCAGCTTCTGTATCGCCTCATGAGTGGCCTGATGACATCACCAAGTGGCCAGTGTGTACCAGYTACAACCCAGGCAACCACACTAACCTCCCCCACGTAGACTGTGCCATCACAGGACGGCCCTGCTGCATCGGGACGAAAGGGAG GTGTGAGATCACGTCCAGAGAGTACTGTGACTTTATGAAGGGCTACTTCCACGAGGAGACTACTCTCTGCTCCCAGGTGGCCTGTCTGGATGATGTGTGTGGCTTGCTGCCTTTCCTCAACCCTGAGATCCCAGACCAGTTCTACAGACTCTggctctctctattcctccatgCTGG GATCCTGCACTGCCTGGTGTCGGTG TGTTTCCAGATGACCATCCTGAGTGGACTTAgagagctggctggctggctgaggatCTCTATCATCTACATTGTCTCTGGA CTCACTGGAAACCTGGCCAGCGCTATCTTCCTGCCCTACAGAGCTGAG gTGGGTCCAGCAGGCTCTCAGTTTGGTATTCTGGCCTGTCTGTTTGTTGAGCTGTTCCAGAGCTGGCAGATCCTGGAGCGTCCGTGGAGGGCTTTCACCAAGCTGTTGTGTGTCGTCCTCTTCCTGTTCTCCTTTGGCCTGCTGCCCTGGATAGACAACTTCGCCCACATCTCCGGATTCATCTCTGGACTCTTCCTCTCCTTCGCCTTCCTGCCGTACATCAG TTTTGGCCGTTCGGACATGTACCGTAAGCGTGTCCAGATCTGTGTGTTCCTGTTGGTGTTCCTGGGACTCTTCTCAGGGCTGGCTGTCCTGTTCTACGTCCACCAGGTCAAGTGTGAGTGGTGTGAGTACCTCACCTGTATTCCCCTCACTGACAAGTTCTGTGACAAGTACGACCTCAACGCCCACCTCCACTGA